In the Podospora bellae-mahoneyi strain CBS 112042 chromosome 4, whole genome shotgun sequence genome, one interval contains:
- the BPL1 gene encoding biotin holocarboxylase synthetase (BUSCO:EOG09261666; COG:H; EggNog:ENOG503NXNK): MTSRKLNKLNVLVYTGTGSTLESVRHCIYSLRRLLSPNYAVIPITETAILKEPWAPTCVLLVFPGGADLGYCRVLNGPGNRNIAQYVRRGGAYLGFCAGGYYGSQRCEFEVENASMEVVGSRELGFYPGICRGGAFKGFEYHSERGARAADVRVRKEGFDGDRELPEVFKCYYNGGGVFVDAEKLAGEGAEVDILAEYEGDLDVESGEVKAAMVYCKVGEGAAILTGPHPEFDAVNLGRHSDLPEYEKLIEELAADEPSRTTFLKACLTKLGLEVSRGTAIPSLSKLHVSSIHHNEVGELLHSLDDIITKEDGEEYIKGENDLFHLEKPESRWDLTSLSRALQSELERPRISPSRGSPDPTTNYSHIPKRIVSHETAWPEPKETPYFNHAVYYSSLRQSREQNPGAEEWGDVLMYGEVVTSTNTLLEKNHKLLSHLSTGFTLAATTQVAGRGRGSNVWVAPPGSLIMSTVINHPAHLASTRPIVFIQYLAAIAIVEAIKTYDVGYEDFPVKVKWPNDVYVRDPNNPDSVTYVKVAGILANCSYTGGNYQVVLGIGINTNNARPTTSLDAVIPLMSNKDSLQPFKIERLLARLLARLEVLYGEFVKGGFSKELEEKYYRYWLHSNQVVTLEAEGGVRARVVGITRDWGMLKAEEVTEGGINGALRGTGRVWALQSDENSFDFWRGLVKRKI, from the exons ATGACTTCACGaaagctcaacaagctcaatgTCTTGGTCTACACAG GCACGGGCTCAACCCTCGAGTCAGTCCGCCACTGCATCTACTCCCTCCGCCGGCTGCTCTCCCCCAACTACGCCGTGATCCCCATCACAGAAACTGCCATTCTCAAAGAGCCATGGGCACCTACCTGCGTTCTGCTTGTTTTCCCTGGCGGTGCTGATCTAGGGTACTGCCGTGTTCTCAACGGCCCTGGAAACCGCAATATCGCTCAGTATGTCCGTCGCGGGGGGGCGTATTTGGGCTTTTGTGCAGGTGGTTACTATGGAAGTCAGAGGTGTGAGTTTGAGGTTGAAAATGCGTCAATGGAGGTTGTGGGGAGCAGGGAGTTGGGTTTTTACCCTGGGATTTGTAGGGGTGGTGCGTTCAAGGGGTTTGAGTATCATAGTGAGCGTGGGGCAAGAGCTGCTGatgtgagggtgaggaaggagggatTTGATGGGGATCGGGAGCTTCCGGAGGTGTTTAAATGCTACTataatggtggtggtgtttttgttgatgctgagaaGCTTGCGGGTGAGGGGGCCGAGGTTGATATTTTGGCTGAGTATGAGGGGGATTTGGATGTGGAATCGGGGGAGGTAAAGGCTGCGATGGTGTACTGcaaggttggggagggagcggCGATTTTGACTGGGCCTCATCCTGA GTTCGACGCCGTCAATCTCGGCAGACACTCCGACCTGCCCGAGTATGAGAAGCTCATTGAGGAGCTCGCTGCAGACGAACCATCTAGGACAACGTTCCTCAAGGCCTGTCTAACCAAACTAGGACTGGAAGTAAGCAGAGGGACAGCCATTCCCAGTCTTTCCAAACTTCACGTGtcctccatccatcacaACGAAGTAGGGGAGCTCCTCCATTCGcttgacgacatcatcacaaaagaagacggcgaggagtACATCAAAGGCGAGAAcgacctcttccacctcgaAAAGCCAGAATCCCGCTGGGACCTGACATCCCTCAGCCGAGCCCTCCAGAGTGAGCTGGAAAGACCAAGAATAAGCCCCAGCCGGGGCTCCCCagacccaacaacaaactaCAGCCACATCCCCAAGCGCATCGTATCTCATGAAACAGCCTGGCCGGAACCCAAGGAGACGCCTTACTTCAACCACGCGGTTTACTACTCTAGTCTTCGCCAATCCCGCGAGCAAAACCCCGGGGCGGAGGAATGGGGCGATGTGCTCATGTACGGCGAGGTAGTGACAAGCacaaacaccctcctcgagAAAAACCACaagctcctctcccacctctccacgGGTTTCACCctcgcagcaacaacccaagTCGCTGGCCGAGGGCGCGGGTCAAATGTTTGGGTTGCCCCTCCGGGGTCGTTGATTATGTCGACAGTCATCAACCACCCTGCTCACCTCGCCAGTACCAGACCAATAGTCTTTATCCAAtacctcgccgccatcgccatcgtgGAAGCGATCAAAACGTACGACGTGGGCTACGAGGATTTTCCTGTCAAAGTGAAATGGCCCAATGACGTCTATGTACGCGATCCTAACAACCCTGACTCTGTCACGTATGTCAAAGTTGCTGGGATTTTGGCAAATTGCAGTTACACGGGAGGGAACTACCAGGTTGTTCTGGGGATAGGAATTAACACGAATAATGCGAGACCAACTACCTCGCTTGATGCGGTTATCCCGCTCATGTCGAACAAAGACAGCCTTCAACCGTTCAAAATAGAGAGGTTGCTCGCCAGACTGTTGGCaaggttggaggtgttgtaTGGGGAGTTTGTGAAAGGGGGTTTTagcaaggagctggaggagaagtaTTACCGGTATTGGCTGCATAGCAACCAGGTTGTGACTCTGGAGGCGGAAGGGGGtgtgagggcgagggtggtgggcaTCACGAGGGATTGGGGGATgttgaaggcggaggaggtgacggagggggGGATCAACGGGGCGTtgagggggacggggagggtttgggcaCTGCAGAGTGATGAGAACAGTTTTGacttttggagggggttggtgaagaggaagattTGA